In Populus alba chromosome 4, ASM523922v2, whole genome shotgun sequence, the genomic window TCAACTGGCGCCGCTGGTTTTCATCCGGATGTGGACATTCCTTGAAAAATCTTCATCAGAGTAACAAAACCACAAACTTCAAACGCAGAAAATGAAGGTGGGGGATGGAAGGACGGATCTTTTTGAAGAAACATCAAATATTCTTACAGGATGCATATTAAaaatccatgaaaaaagttCTGACGTTAACTAAGCCAAGTGAATGAATTAAGGAAGCAAGCAATCCAAACAACACAATCAAGGACCGAACTAGCACATAGGAAAATTGATTTATCAAGACAAAAATGAATGCATTAACAGAAGAAGTAAACAATCTTCATCAAAAACACCATCATCAATCTGAAAAAGGGGGGAAAATGGGAAAATCCTCTTCCATTTacagataaataaaatagacCTCTCATGTCGAGTGAAATGACTTTATCCAAAAGCTGCTCGATAATGAAGACCTTACCAACAAAGAGCAAGCCAAGAgtgaaaacaccaaaatttaTAGATTTCCTCGTGAACATCAACAGAAGCTTCACAGTAATCAATGGATGGTGAAACTATGAATCAATCGGAAGAACATATCAAAATtgccaaacaaaaaccatataaaaaacaacaacaaatgcaacatataaagatcaaaatcttgtttttatattttgcttAAAGAACATAAAACAAAGTCCTTGAAAAGAGAGTGATGCTAGTCTTATACCTTTCAAGCTGCTGAATATTTTGATTAGAATGGCGATGGTAAGCCTTCTTTCCCTTATCTCTAGAGTTAGAAGCTGCTTCATGTTCATCGCCCGAAGCACCACCATTGTTTCCCATTGAAAGCTCCATTATTTTCCTCTTACTCGCAAAAATATTATCACTACAAGTCTCCCTTCTTGGTATGCAGGCTAGTAATGAACAATCTATGATTATATATCAGATATTGTGCATATATAGCCCAACAACTCAATTCCAAATAAGGACAGCaaatgaaaaccaaaccaatccTACAAAGATAGATTTCTGGTTCTTGGTTTTCTACTGTTTTAGGCATAATGCTTTTTGtaaactttttctttctttcttttggccATGAACAGCATCACACGTtacagccaaaaaaaaaaaaaaattgcaagccAGCAAATGTCGTGGTTTCAGAGATATGCTTCGCATGAAAAGCTACCATATATGGAGTGGGATATATACAAatgattttaacttttttccaaGTATTCATAACCATTGTTTCCCCCCACATCAATCCAAGAACAAGCATGACTCGACTGTGTAGTTTCGAAGAGTGGAGGACTAATTGCTGTGGCTAAGGAACATGCTTGGCTAGTTTAATCTGTTGATGATACATGTTTGAATTGGGGCAGGCTTAGTTTGTCTCGTGTACTGATCAATGCACACATTTTGGATTGTGCCATGATGCCCTTAATTATTGTGTGATTAACACTAGATAATACTAATCATTTAACAAATTTAGTAAATTGATGATTGGCAAGACCTTTtccaaaattataattaagtatTATATACATCTCCGAAATATTAATGCAACAATATCGTGCTCTAAATGCAACTACTGTGTTGTTCTCTAGACACCTTGAtttaagaattcaaaaaaaatcacaattaattgaattttgaaattgagaaaatctaaagttaatttaattgaataatatattcaaaattacATGAACTTGAGATGAGATGTttgcataaatatattaaaaaaaatcccaaagtacctacaatatttaattgaattttgaaattgaaaatattctacttaatttaatgaataatttaataaaatgccATAACCTTGAGATGAAATGTTtgcataaatatattaagaaaatctcaaactaatattcaaaacattttaattttacttgagACTATTATTTTGAGAATTTACAATTAATATGGTTATTTGagatgtataaaaatattaattgaacaTTTAGTAAAATGCTTTATAAgcaaattaaatatcttatcaAGTATTACAGTTgtcattgaaaaagaaattaggAAAATCCTTTATTTATAATCTGTGGAATGGTTTTACAATGAAGATTTCATCTGACCTGTCAAACCTTTCATATCTTCTTAGAATTTTCCATTTAGGGTTAGGATAGTGGTGAGTGAGACCTAGATTTAGATGGTGATAATAAATTctttttgtgaattttaaaaactaaaaatctaaatttttcctccatttttttatatttaaaatacatatatatctaagagaatttattgattttacaaaactaaaaaatgccCCACGACTATAAGTAGTCTCTTATTTGTCAATAAACAACATATTGTATCAATCTTAGTCTTAGATTTTTAGAAGTTTTCAATTAAGAACAACTATCTAAATTATAtacatttttattgaaaaattgcgttattttgtaagaaatttaatgtttttcattgcAACATGTTCTAAAACAATGCATGCCATGTACATGAGCtagcattaataaaataataaaaataataaaaaaaaaacagtaaagagtatgattaaattattatagtaatattaacaaaatacttattggaataatattttgtgtttttttttttagttttttttcaatttcatcttttaataatcatatatttttttttaattttatttttcaatattagattgttttaagaattgtattttgtatatatattttttttaattttctttatgttgGATTATATAATGGtcttatggatttttttttctttttaatttcaaccttcaatattagatttattagaaGCGGAGtttcgtaatttttttatatttgaatttctatgaatttatctcaatttcatgAACCAAATCACGACTTTAACTTGTTAGCTTGGGTTGATTCGAGTTAGGATTTTGTTGctgttttttctaattgaatttttttttattttatctttcaacattgagttggttgaaaattaaatttcagattatttttttaatttattttctatagagtTTTCTCGATCTCATGACTTAGATTGCAAGTTTTGCAAGTTGATCCAGattatttatattcatttttttgggttcttttttaattgggcttcgtaatgttttttttgtttatttctttgaggttatctcaatcttaaaAACTTGGGTCACGAGTTTGGTGggttgatttgatttattttttaaaatattttttaattgattttttttcaatttcaccttgtaccaactcaattttttttattttttaaattttatccttcaatattaggttattTGAAAATTGAACTATCATTAtctcactaatttttttttcttttaatttcaatattcaacattgaatatgttgaaaaatggagcttcctgaaaaaaaaaaaaattataacttttatttaaaatgtaaatttaattcattactTTTTACGAGATTGATCATGAAAATCAAGTTGTTTTTTGGCTTGATTCCTCGTGCATAGTCTTCGAATTTTTGTGATGCTAATTACGTTGGTAACTTCTCTTGCAAATAATTTGACTCTCCTTTTGCTTCTCATTACCTAGCTAGAGCAGGAAATAGACTCTCCTTGTTAGTAATACAAATGATATGTTTTCAtgcattttctattttaaagtATAGAAATTcaactaaacatgttttttatatatttatttatttttatttcttcaactaagcacattttttttatcctagatTACTAATATTCAAATACAAATATTACTAATGATCCTCTAGGTATGCTAAGCTCGTGGAACGAATCCTTGTCATCAGAGAGTTGTGGGGCTGCTGGAGGATAGCCTATCTCCCCCCATTGGCAAATCGAGCTTTCTTAGGATACTAAACTTGAAAAACAACAGCTTCAGCTATTCTATTCCGCGATAATTTATGCatacctcaactaattttaaataaatatattttattataaaaattaaaaatacaccaagaaaaagaattttttactACCATAAGCCTCCGCATATATCACCGAAACACAATAGAATGACTTGCATGCTAGGACATTTCCCTCGTATATTtagaaatgatttatttatttatttattagaaaactaatttgcttttaattatcaaatgagtagtatgaaaaaatcattatgGAATCACAAATAAACCCTGAAGTCAATATTAAGGGAAATTTATTCATTACATTggtaagaatatatatattgtcacGTAGCGATAATATATGTATAGATTATCGCTCCgtgacaaatatatataattgtttaatatttcacaagttttgcaagtACTAAGACAAGCATCAATGAGCTCCCTTCCTTCAAcggatacttttttttttattaccagaAATTTGAATTCACACTCTTCATATAAAGATTATAAAAATTCtagttaaacttttttttttttttttttggtaattttataaCAAGATCTTCTCCTCCAAGTCCTCAGTTTTTTCCTAAGAAAAAGCCTTTAGTTAAGAAGAACAATGCATACTAAAGGATTCAtggtttcttatattttttataggcgGAGAAAGAAGCGGATCAACCTACCCTTTCTCTCTAGTGGTGGCTGGCACCTGTACTTTAcctacaaaaacattaaaaatatatatattttttgttgcgGTGTAACTCGTGATACTATAGCGGTATTTTAGATAAtgataaaagttgtttttaatatatttttttatttaaaaatatatatatttatttttaatattaacacttcaaaataaaacaattttaaaataaaaaatttaattttttttttttaaaaaaatatgatttctgaGCAACAATAACTTCGCATGAGAGTCCATTTTTTTCGGATTAGGATTATGTCAATGTGTTAGGTGGAAAAGTGACAAAAATGGAGGTTAGGTGGAGGGGACCACCTCTAAAACGATTGCCCATCATTCCATACCTTAATTACAATATGCCATTGCGTTTGTGCCTtttaattcttgtatttttaatatgttaatcaaCATTTGGTCATCGACTCATTTGATTATGTGGAGAACCTTTTCCAACTCATCAAGGATCACTGAAGAGAACATTATGCGTCCTTGAAGGAAaataaagcatttaaaaaatgaacaactttaattatattaaaacaaatataaaacaaaaataaaaactcaatgcTCGTAGGCATAGAAAAACAAGACAGTGATTATGTGAAATGTTTCATTTAAAAcaagtttttgaataaaaaattccaataaattaatattttttaaaaatttaaacttaacttaattgaataaaagaattaaatagtTTTATCTGATCCAAttcgatttaattttattttttaaaaatttaataatttgaaatgagtcaaaaattaaagaaagttgggtgatttttatcaaagttttttttgaaaaaaataggtaatctggtttgatttgattgcatgtattttttttttatttcttgttcgtttttgttgatttttttttttgattttataatctaAAATCAAAGCCAAACTGAATCAactttttaataaatgtttttatttaatttttagaattcttttttgttaattttgaatcaatttttacaaatattctaaataatccaattattttaatgatcCTTAAATCTAATTATCATtcgaatcaatatttttattttttaatttctttctctaaTCTCTTACTAAAAAAAGCCCAACATGAAAGTGTTTGGTAGGGCAAAACTCTCCGTGGTTGGGTATATAAACCAGTTCCACCTGCGTCCTGTCTTTTCTCTCTGCAATTATACTCCACCTTGTCTCTTTTCCTTCTCTACTCAATTCACaggaggagaaagaaagaaaaacaatcctAAAGTTTCAATCTTTAAAACTCTGTCAGATCACTCGAAAACAAGGCAACAAAACAATGGCTTTCGAAAAGATCAAGGTTGCCACCCCCATCGTTGAAATGGACggtaagattattatttttttaattctgactCCTTTAATCATTTTGATGATCTTATCACTTTAAGCTGTTtggattcatttttttatcactgAAAGTTTAGACTTTGATTGGCTGTTAGTGATGCAATGGTGTTACAAAGTAAGCATCTTTGCTTTTGTAGATGCATGAAAGTTTGGATCTTAACGtttctttgtttaataaaaGTTATTGGGTCATGGATAGGATCTGATTTTGAATCTGGGATTGATTGATCCCTTTACTTGAGATCTGGGTTTTATTGGAATCTTCATTTTGTTAATCACAAAGATAGTGCCTTTCTTTCTGTGTTTGACTACTTTATGTCATTCTTTGTTTCTCATGTCGTGCTTGTTTGTTATTGTGATGATACAGGAGATGAAATGACCAGAATTTTCTGGCAATCAATAAAGGATAAGgtgattttgatatttgtttgtACATTTATGAATTTATCTTGATAAAGGTTTGAGTTAAAGGATTATAGCTGTAATGTGGGTTTTGGTGTAATGACGACAGCTTATTTTCCCCTTTGTGGAGTTGGATATCAAGTACTTTGACCTTGGTCTCCCTCACCGTGATGCCACTGATGATAAAGTCACTGTTGAAAGTGCCGAAGCTGCTCTTAAGTGAGTGTTCAGTTCATTTATATATCTGTTCCTTTGTGCTGAGAATCCTTAATCCCAGATAGAGTTATCCTTTAATCCTCTCCTTTTAGATATAAAGATATATGTAAAAAGCTGTTAATATTGATCGATCCTTCGGTTCTAACTTGTGAGTATTTTGGTGTAGATATTGGATTAATAGTACTCAACTAAGTGTTTGACCTGACTGTgattatgttattaaaattcGAATCTTTTCAGGTACAACGTAGCAATCAAGTGTGCAACTATTACTCCAGGTATGCATTCATTTCTGTTGGCATGAACATCGATATAAATGAACATTAATTTCCtatggcaatatttttttttcttctaaagcaGCCATGCACAATTCTTATATTCAATGTGTTATTGACAGATGAAGCTCGTGTCAAGGAGTTTAATTTGAAGCAGATGTGGAAGAGTCCAAATGGAACAATCAGGAACATTTTGAATGGTCAGTGAAGCTGCACTTAAGACAGACCATATGTTTATATAACATTCCTTTTGCTTTTAGCTCCAATTACTTATTTGATCTCTGCAGGCACTGTCTTCAGAGAACCAATTATTTGCAAAAACATCCCCCGCCTTGTCCCAGGTAACTTTCATTTTGTCGATGCAGCAGCTCTACAATTTCAGTGATGGACTAGGGCATTACTGATTATTGCTGTTGTCAGGTTGGACAAAGCCAATTTGCATTGGAAGACATGCTTTTGGTGATCAATATCGAGCAACTGATGCAGTTATCAAAGGAGCCGGCAAGCTCAAACTAGTGTTTGGTAAGATTTTCTGTTGATTTGCAGCTTTTATTCAGAATTGATAAGGAATAATTTCccattttattgatattttctcATTTCTTATTTGTCTTTCAATCTGCAGTGCCAGAAGGACAGGATGAGAAGACTGAGTTGGAGGTTTACAACTTTACAGGTGCTGGTGGGGTGGCATTGTCCATGTATAACACTGATGAGGTATATTAATTTTGTCTGATGATTGTTCTAATAAGCCAAAATGCAGGTATAttaattttgtcttttattttttaccctggAATTCAGTCCATCCGTGCTTTTGCTGAGGCTTCCATGAACACTGCTTACCAGAAGAAGTGGCCACTTTATCTCAGCACAAAAAATACTATTCTTAAGAAGTATGATGGAAGGTATGACACTTTCATCACTTTGTATACCTTTCAGAACTTCATGCTTGGCTTTCATGAACCTGCCTGtattttcttttggttatttttagttgatatATGTAGACTTTTCTATTTGATACAGATTCAAGGACATCTTTCAAGAAGTCTACGAGGCCAGCTGGAAATCAAAGTATGAGGCCGCAGGAATATGGTGAGTGACTCACTGTCTTTCATTTAAGATGATGGTTCGTTTTGGCTGCATCTGTATTGTCAATAACTCGTATGGTTGAACTGGAAGGTATGAACACCGACTCATTGATGATATGGTTGCTTATGCTCTTAAGAGTGAAGGAGGTTATGTATGGGCATGCAAAAACTATGATGGAGATGTGCAGAGTGATTTCTTGGCCCAAGGTATGTGGAACAGACCATTGACACCATGAAGATTCAGCTTCCAAAACCTTTGTAGTGTGCTTATCTTATTCTGGCTGCAACATTTATAATTCTTCTTTGTGGCTTTTGGTTCTGGGTAGGAAGTTCAGTACTGATATCTGGCCGTCTTTTTACAGGTTTCGGATCTCTTGGCTTGATGACCTCTGTATTGGTATGATATCCGACAAACtttcttgtaatattttttagttgccttttgttttatttttgatagCCATCTCTGTTCATCTGTATTCTCTGTACTCCTGCGGTAGAATAATCCTCCCTCTGCTAATCAAATTGTCTTGCATCCTTTTCTCCTCATGGACTACTTTTTACATGCATAAAGCATTGGTTTCACCAATTTTGAAGCTTCTTTAATTCTCATGCGCCACAGCTAAAACGACACATTAAAATGCATCCTCTAACTACTCTTTAGTTATTAGATTGACAGTGGAACTTGGGATTTTCTTGTATCAAGGTGCTGATACAAGAAATAGGTTAGTGCTAGTGTggaagggggggggggtttgCAGAAagaaatttcagcaacaactaAGCTATTAACATATTGTTCACTCTCTCTCTGACATCATCTCTGACTATGTTTAAATTGGTATGTTTCAGGTGTGCCCAGATGGAAAGACTATAGAGGCTGAAGCTGCCCATGGCACAGTTACTCGGCATTACAGGGTTCACCAGAAAGGTGGTGAAACCAGCACAAACAGTATTGCCTCTATTTTTGCTTGGTCGAGAGGACTTTCCCACAGGTATGTAATTATGATCCCGCAAATTTATGCCATTGGTCTTGAAAATTATACTATTTAAGTTTGCTGAAAGCTCTGGTCAAtaattaaaatgtgttttttgttggttagggctaaGTTGGATGACAATGCCAGACTCTTGGAT contains:
- the LOC118030270 gene encoding isocitrate dehydrogenase [NADP], which encodes MAFEKIKVATPIVEMDGDEMTRIFWQSIKDKLIFPFVELDIKYFDLGLPHRDATDDKVTVESAEAALKYNVAIKCATITPDEARVKEFNLKQMWKSPNGTIRNILNGTVFREPIICKNIPRLVPGWTKPICIGRHAFGDQYRATDAVIKGAGKLKLVFVPEGQDEKTELEVYNFTGAGGVALSMYNTDESIRAFAEASMNTAYQKKWPLYLSTKNTILKKYDGRFKDIFQEVYEASWKSKYEAAGIWYEHRLIDDMVAYALKSEGGYVWACKNYDGDVQSDFLAQGFGSLGLMTSVLVCPDGKTIEAEAAHGTVTRHYRVHQKGGETSTNSIASIFAWSRGLSHRAKLDDNARLLDFTEKLEAACIGAVESGKMTKDLALLIHGSKVSRDHYLNTEEFIDAVAEELKARLSIKA